From the genome of Bernardetia sp., one region includes:
- a CDS encoding tetratricopeptide repeat protein, whose translation MKFLLTTLLLFFFSVSYAQNLEKLTYQELDSIGLYFLDEEEYKKAEKHFKASLSKIENKFGKTDTLYAQVQIHLAYIYVDDFRLEEAKPLLIEAKETYKKVTGENSKKHARACYYLAYFYLESGEYAKAESLYAQAKSIYEALNKQNDNFYAVILRGLANVYYEQSLYDKAEPIYVEIKSIQENSVGKNHDWYGEACEDLANLYSEIDELEKAETLYFEAMRIYENEFGQQDEGYASICNNLGNLYTDMRKYEKAEPYYKRAMQIDKKIFGKKNPIYADDLNNLGNFYSIQSKNEKAEKLYLQALQIYQNTLGKNHPTYAMTAANLGSCLRPESRRSQWKKVA comes from the coding sequence ATGAAATTCTTACTAACTACTTTACTCCTGTTCTTTTTTTCTGTTTCGTATGCTCAAAATTTAGAAAAACTAACCTATCAAGAGTTAGACAGCATAGGATTATATTTTTTAGATGAAGAAGAGTATAAAAAAGCTGAAAAACATTTTAAGGCTTCACTTTCTAAGATTGAAAACAAGTTTGGGAAAACAGACACACTTTATGCACAAGTTCAAATACATTTAGCATACATTTATGTAGATGATTTTCGCTTGGAAGAAGCCAAGCCTCTGCTTATAGAAGCAAAAGAAACCTACAAAAAAGTCACTGGAGAAAACTCTAAAAAACATGCTCGTGCTTGTTATTATCTGGCTTATTTCTACTTGGAAAGTGGCGAATATGCAAAAGCAGAATCTCTTTATGCACAAGCAAAGAGTATCTATGAAGCTCTAAACAAACAAAATGATAACTTTTATGCAGTCATTTTGAGAGGTTTAGCCAATGTGTACTACGAACAAAGTTTGTATGATAAAGCAGAACCTATTTATGTTGAGATAAAATCAATTCAAGAAAACAGTGTAGGTAAAAATCACGATTGGTATGGAGAGGCTTGTGAAGACTTAGCTAACTTATACTCAGAAATAGATGAGCTAGAAAAGGCTGAAACATTATATTTTGAAGCTATGCGTATTTATGAAAATGAGTTTGGACAGCAAGATGAAGGTTATGCTTCTATTTGTAATAACTTAGGAAACCTTTATACGGATATGAGAAAGTATGAAAAGGCAGAACCTTACTATAAAAGAGCTATGCAAATCGATAAGAAAATCTTTGGTAAGAAAAATCCTATCTATGCAGACGACCTCAATAATTTAGGAAATTTTTATTCCATACAATCAAAAAATGAAAAGGCTGAAAAACTCTATCTGCAAGCTCTCCAAATCTATCAAAATACGCTTGGAAAAAATCATCCTACGTATGCAATGACAGCAGCCAATTTAGGAAGTTGTTTAAGACCTGAAAGTCGGCGAAGCCAATGGAAAAAAGTAGCTTGA
- a CDS encoding alanine/ornithine racemase family PLP-dependent enzyme, which yields MAYVKLYRDKLKHNYKFLDDLFKKEKIEWGVVTKLFCGTEKYLREIVDLGVMEVHDSRISNLKKLKEIKPDIQTVYIKPAAKRSIKDIISYADVSLNTEFDTIEMLSKEAQRQDKLHGIIIMIEMGDLREGVMPDDVVDFYSQIFKLPNIRVIGLGTNLNCLHGVLPSEDKLIQLSLYKKIIELTFGREIPWVSAGTTVTMPLLLRKQLPQGVNHFRIGEALYWGNDIFTNGYIEGMKTDVLEFFAEIVEITEKPLIPTGVLAENPSGEVFQIKEEDYGKSSFRCIIDVGLLDIRPEFLIPKDETIELVGASSDMLVIDLKTNPQNYKIGDVVAFKLKYMGALSLMNSNYVEKIVE from the coding sequence ATGGCTTACGTAAAACTTTACAGAGACAAATTAAAACATAACTACAAATTTTTAGACGATTTATTTAAAAAAGAAAAAATAGAGTGGGGCGTAGTAACAAAACTTTTCTGTGGAACAGAAAAATATTTAAGAGAGATAGTGGATTTGGGTGTAATGGAAGTACACGATTCTAGGATTAGTAACCTCAAAAAACTCAAGGAAATAAAGCCAGATATTCAGACGGTTTATATTAAGCCTGCTGCCAAAAGAAGTATAAAAGATATAATTTCGTATGCAGATGTGAGCCTCAATACTGAATTTGACACTATCGAAATGCTTTCCAAAGAAGCTCAACGACAAGATAAACTCCACGGAATTATTATTATGATAGAAATGGGAGACCTTCGTGAAGGCGTAATGCCAGATGATGTTGTCGATTTTTATTCCCAAATTTTTAAACTTCCCAATATTCGTGTAATTGGCTTAGGAACAAATCTCAACTGCTTGCATGGTGTCTTGCCTTCAGAAGACAAACTTATTCAACTCTCGCTGTATAAAAAAATCATTGAACTTACCTTTGGAAGAGAAATTCCTTGGGTTTCGGCAGGAACAACAGTTACGATGCCACTTCTCTTGAGAAAACAACTTCCTCAAGGTGTAAATCATTTCAGAATTGGAGAGGCTCTTTATTGGGGAAACGATATTTTTACCAACGGCTATATCGAAGGCATGAAAACAGACGTATTGGAGTTTTTTGCTGAAATCGTGGAAATCACAGAAAAACCACTCATTCCAACTGGTGTTTTGGCAGAAAACCCTAGTGGAGAAGTTTTTCAAATTAAAGAAGAAGATTATGGAAAATCATCTTTCCGTTGTATTATAGATGTAGGCTTACTAGATATCCGTCCAGAGTTTTTGATTCCAAAAGACGAGACAATAGAATTGGTAGGAGCAAGTTCGGATATGCTTGTGATAGATTTAAAAACTAATCCCCAAAATTATAAAATTGGTGATGTAGTAGCTTTCAAACTAAAATATATGGGGGCGCTCTCGCTGATGAACTCCAATTATGTAGAGAAAATTGTAGAATAA
- a CDS encoding chromate transporter, which produces MKKLRYYIFLKDILLLALTAFGGPQAHIAMFLDILVVKRGYLTEAELIELNALCQILPGPTSTQTLMAVGYKRGGTYLAFWTLLVWILPATLLMTTAAIGLAYIQKQQISLDFTRFIQPMAIGFVSFAALRISRKVVQTKTAFIIMMVAGIVSYFYRTPWVFPLILIFGGVVTAIKFDKEEKEEKQKFDIQWRFLILYGLVFVGVAIIGNATKGVLLLIFENFYRNGSLIFGGGQVLIPILYTEFVTFKNFLTADEFLSGYALVQAVPGPVFSFAAFVGALTMYKRLSWLQTSFLASSGYFGSFFSGAFGSAIGGVLGGLLGGFTASIAVFLPGMFLIFFVIRFWEQLKKYRPIKASLEGINGASAGLVIAGAFLLLEPIEKTPLNMLIMLVTFLILQFTKVPAPLLILLGLLIGFIF; this is translated from the coding sequence GTGAAAAAACTACGCTATTATATTTTTTTGAAGGATATTTTACTTCTAGCCCTAACTGCTTTTGGAGGTCCACAGGCGCATATAGCTATGTTTTTAGATATTCTGGTAGTAAAAAGAGGATATCTGACAGAAGCCGAACTTATCGAACTCAATGCGTTGTGTCAGATTTTGCCTGGTCCCACTTCTACACAAACCTTAATGGCTGTGGGTTATAAGCGTGGAGGAACATACCTTGCTTTTTGGACGCTTCTTGTTTGGATTTTGCCAGCTACGCTACTTATGACTACGGCTGCCATCGGATTAGCTTACATTCAAAAACAACAAATCTCATTAGATTTTACTCGTTTTATTCAGCCTATGGCAATCGGATTTGTTTCTTTTGCAGCTCTTCGAATTTCTCGTAAAGTAGTCCAGACCAAAACAGCTTTCATAATAATGATGGTAGCAGGGATTGTTTCTTATTTTTATCGAACACCTTGGGTTTTTCCTCTAATTTTAATTTTTGGAGGAGTAGTAACTGCTATCAAATTTGATAAAGAAGAAAAAGAAGAGAAGCAAAAGTTTGATATTCAGTGGCGCTTCTTGATTTTGTATGGTCTTGTCTTTGTTGGTGTAGCAATTATAGGAAATGCCACAAAAGGAGTTTTGTTGCTTATTTTTGAAAATTTTTATAGAAATGGAAGTCTCATTTTTGGAGGAGGACAGGTCTTGATTCCAATACTTTACACCGAGTTTGTAACCTTTAAAAATTTCTTGACTGCTGATGAGTTTTTGTCTGGATACGCACTTGTGCAAGCTGTTCCTGGTCCTGTGTTTTCTTTTGCAGCCTTTGTAGGTGCGCTCACTATGTATAAACGACTTTCTTGGTTGCAGACTTCTTTTTTAGCTAGTTCAGGATATTTTGGTAGCTTTTTTAGTGGAGCTTTTGGCAGTGCAATTGGTGGAGTCTTAGGCGGTTTATTAGGTGGTTTTACAGCTTCAATAGCTGTTTTTCTTCCTGGGATGTTCTTAATTTTCTTCGTTATTCGATTTTGGGAACAACTAAAAAAATATCGTCCCATAAAAGCATCTTTAGAAGGAATCAATGGCGCAAGTGCAGGTCTTGTGATTGCTGGAGCATTTTTACTCTTAGAACCTATCGAAAAAACGCCTCTCAATATGCTAATTATGCTTGTTACCTTCCTAATTCTTCAATTTACGAAAGTTCCTGCACCTCTACTTATTTTACTCGGACTTTTGATAGGCTTTATTTTTTAG
- a CDS encoding acyl-CoA thioesterase — protein MQLPQPKHDINPLSKTEMLVRFQDCDPYGHLNNGRYIDYFLDGRDNQVTYDYGWRLVDFINEEKKGWVVQKQELGYFRPAIYGEEIVIRTATVFFDDSNLMIECRMLNKDETQLKSLLWMKLVFINLANGRRTQHTENIKEFFTKVRLNEFDATKITFDERAKELIAFYKSRRNK, from the coding sequence ATGCAACTTCCTCAACCCAAACACGATATAAACCCACTTTCAAAAACAGAAATGTTAGTTCGTTTTCAAGATTGTGACCCTTACGGACATCTTAACAACGGACGATATATAGATTATTTTTTGGATGGCAGAGATAACCAAGTTACTTACGATTATGGTTGGAGATTGGTAGATTTTATAAATGAAGAAAAAAAAGGGTGGGTAGTTCAGAAACAAGAGCTAGGTTACTTTCGTCCAGCCATTTATGGAGAGGAAATTGTGATTAGAACAGCAACTGTATTCTTCGATGATTCTAATTTGATGATTGAGTGTAGAATGCTAAATAAAGACGAAACACAGCTTAAATCTCTTCTTTGGATGAAACTTGTATTTATAAATCTTGCTAATGGAAGGAGAACACAACATACTGAAAATATCAAAGAATTTTTTACAAAAGTTAGGCTAAATGAATTTGATGCTACAAAAATAACTTTTGATGAGCGTGCAAAGGAATTGATTGCTTTTTATAAAAGTCGCAGAAATAAGTAA